Proteins co-encoded in one Aggregicoccus sp. 17bor-14 genomic window:
- a CDS encoding polyketide synthase, with amino-acid sequence MSASERTGTAVLTEAQRRLVYALNPAPVDHQNEATVHALFAQQAARRPGAVAVVDARGALTYGELEARSNQLAHLLAARGVAVGDCVALCLERSVETVVAVLGILKAGAAYLPLEPSYPRERLGFMVQDAGAKVLLTQESLAPLMPAVSTCLLLEALPAALARESSAAPDCRGHRASQRAYVMYTSGSTGQPKGVQVPHRAINRLVCAVDYVDLGEAQVLLHAAPLAFDASTFELWGALLNGGRVVCHPERVPTAAGLRECIARHGVTTAWLTAALFNALVDEDASCLRGLSQLLTGGEALSVTHVRRAQAALPGTQLINGYGPTECTTFAATYRIPRELPPTQRAVPIGRPIRDTRLYILDAERMPVALGEEGELYIAGAGLALGYLGRPELDAERFVPDPFSPEPGERMYRTGDVVRYLPDGNVDFVGRADRQVKVRGFRIELGEIEAALLAQPGLRSGAVVAREDVPGHKRLVAYLVAKDAAARPALPTLREALLARLPEYMVPSAFVWLQALPLTDNGKLDLRALPAPEQKRPELAQAYVQPRSRLEQLVARGFAELLQLDRVGALDNFFELGGTSLLAVRAAARLAQDAGAPVPAVQLFQCPTPAQLAAWLEGQAAGASIAADASRRAGIAGGGRLADVALVGMAGRFPGAPDVDALWKNLCAGVDATSLFTPGELDPLVPVSLREDPAYVRARGVLEGVELFDAAFFGIGPKEAELMDPQQRLFLEACWQGLERAGYSPDTAGLVGVFGGVYNNSYHQTHVSTRPDLVERVGAFQVMVSNEKDYVATRVAHRLNLRGPALSIHTACSTSLVAVCEAVKSLQLGECDVALAGGASLTVPVKSGYLYQEGGMLSADGRCKPFSEGSTGTTFSDGVGVVVLKRLQDALADGDHVHAVIRGAAVNNDGGNKASFTAPSASGQAAVVALAQARAGVSPRDIGYVEAHGTATPLGDPIEVQGLTQAFREGGAKELGYCALGSVKSNFGHLVIAAGVTGLIKAALSLEHECIPPTLHFERPNPKCELEKSPFFVASSLRPWPRTGARARFAGVSSFGVGGTNAHVVLQEPPAREPGSESRPRQVLLLSARTRTALDAASANLATFLRAHPEVPLADVAFTLQTGRTGFAHRRAVVCASGEDAARALESKDPVRVSSRELQAGEPRVAFLFPGQGSQYVDMGKALYAREPVFRDAVDRCAELLLPHLGKDLRTLMYPPAGDAEAAARALRETSITQPALFVTSYALAQLWLSLGVQPGAMVGHSVGEFVAACLAGVFSLEDALKLVALRGRLMEAQPRGSMLSVRLPAAQLEQRLSAWPTLCVASDNGPSLCVVAGPTPDVERLQRELEAEGAVCRALQTSHAFHSAMMEPAVQPFLQVVQSVALCAPRLPIVSTATGAWLTAEQATDPTYWARHLRVPVRFSGAVRTLLEQPEWVLLEVGPRNTLSTLARQQVKDRVRQVAVASLGETATEEAEYASLLGALGQLWLAGARLDWKAFYARERRYRVALPTYPFERQRFWVEPRAAVAAAPAPSLEASAPAAPALAAALARAPAPALQLVNDQLQLMQQQLQLLQNRKTSQGGNT; translated from the coding sequence ATGAGCGCATCCGAGCGCACTGGCACCGCCGTCCTGACGGAGGCGCAGCGACGCCTCGTCTACGCGCTGAACCCGGCGCCGGTGGACCACCAGAACGAGGCCACCGTGCACGCGCTCTTCGCCCAACAGGCGGCGCGGCGCCCGGGCGCAGTGGCCGTGGTCGACGCGCGGGGGGCGCTCACCTACGGGGAGCTGGAGGCGCGCTCGAACCAGCTCGCGCACCTGCTCGCGGCGCGCGGGGTGGCGGTGGGCGACTGCGTGGCGCTGTGCCTCGAGCGCTCGGTGGAGACGGTGGTCGCCGTGCTGGGCATCCTCAAGGCGGGCGCGGCCTACCTGCCGCTGGAGCCGAGCTATCCGCGCGAGCGCCTCGGCTTCATGGTCCAGGACGCGGGCGCGAAGGTGCTGCTCACCCAGGAGAGCCTCGCGCCGCTGATGCCTGCGGTGTCCACGTGTCTCCTGCTCGAGGCGCTGCCCGCGGCGCTCGCGCGCGAGAGCAGCGCCGCGCCGGACTGCAGGGGCCACCGGGCCTCGCAGCGCGCGTACGTGATGTACACCTCGGGCTCCACCGGGCAGCCCAAGGGCGTGCAGGTTCCCCACCGCGCCATCAACCGGCTCGTGTGCGCGGTGGACTACGTGGACCTGGGCGAGGCGCAGGTGCTCCTGCACGCGGCGCCGCTCGCCTTCGACGCCTCCACCTTCGAGCTGTGGGGCGCGCTGCTCAACGGCGGGCGCGTGGTGTGCCACCCCGAGCGCGTGCCCACGGCCGCGGGGCTGCGCGAGTGCATCGCGCGCCACGGCGTCACCACCGCCTGGCTCACCGCCGCGCTCTTCAACGCGCTGGTGGACGAGGATGCCTCGTGCCTGAGGGGGCTCTCCCAGCTGCTCACCGGCGGCGAGGCGCTCAGCGTCACGCACGTGCGGCGCGCGCAGGCGGCCCTGCCGGGAACGCAGCTCATCAACGGCTACGGCCCCACCGAGTGCACCACCTTCGCCGCCACCTACCGCATCCCGCGCGAGCTCCCGCCCACGCAGCGCGCGGTGCCCATCGGCCGGCCCATCCGCGACACGCGCCTCTACATCCTGGACGCCGAGCGCATGCCGGTGGCCCTGGGCGAGGAGGGGGAGCTGTACATCGCGGGGGCGGGGCTCGCGCTGGGCTACCTCGGCCGCCCCGAGCTGGACGCCGAGCGCTTCGTGCCAGACCCCTTCAGCCCCGAGCCTGGCGAGCGCATGTACCGCACGGGCGACGTGGTGCGCTACCTGCCGGACGGCAACGTGGACTTCGTGGGCCGCGCGGACCGGCAGGTGAAGGTGCGCGGCTTCCGCATCGAGCTCGGGGAGATCGAGGCCGCGCTGCTCGCCCAGCCCGGCCTGCGCTCCGGCGCGGTGGTGGCGCGCGAGGACGTGCCGGGCCACAAGCGGCTCGTGGCCTACCTCGTCGCCAAGGACGCAGCGGCCCGACCCGCGCTCCCCACCCTGCGCGAGGCGCTGCTCGCCCGGCTGCCCGAGTACATGGTGCCCAGCGCCTTCGTGTGGCTGCAGGCCCTGCCGCTCACGGACAACGGCAAGCTGGACCTGCGCGCGCTGCCCGCGCCCGAGCAGAAGCGCCCCGAGCTCGCCCAGGCCTACGTGCAGCCGCGCAGCCGCCTCGAGCAGCTCGTGGCCCGCGGCTTCGCGGAGCTGTTGCAGTTGGACCGCGTGGGCGCGCTGGACAACTTCTTCGAGCTGGGCGGCACCAGCCTCCTCGCGGTGCGCGCGGCGGCGCGGCTTGCCCAGGACGCCGGGGCACCCGTACCCGCGGTGCAGCTGTTCCAGTGCCCGACGCCCGCGCAGCTCGCCGCGTGGCTCGAGGGCCAGGCCGCGGGCGCGAGCATCGCAGCGGACGCGTCCCGGCGCGCTGGGATTGCCGGCGGCGGGCGGCTCGCGGACGTGGCGCTGGTGGGCATGGCGGGGCGCTTCCCCGGCGCGCCGGACGTGGATGCGCTCTGGAAGAACCTGTGCGCGGGCGTGGACGCCACGAGCCTCTTCACGCCCGGGGAGCTGGACCCGCTCGTCCCCGTGTCCCTGCGCGAGGACCCCGCCTACGTGCGCGCCCGCGGCGTGCTGGAGGGCGTGGAGCTCTTCGACGCGGCCTTCTTCGGCATCGGCCCCAAGGAGGCCGAGCTGATGGACCCGCAGCAGCGCCTCTTCCTCGAGGCCTGCTGGCAGGGGCTCGAGCGCGCCGGCTACTCGCCGGACACCGCGGGGCTCGTGGGCGTGTTCGGCGGCGTCTACAACAACTCGTACCACCAGACGCACGTCTCCACGCGGCCGGACCTGGTCGAGCGCGTGGGCGCCTTCCAGGTGATGGTGTCCAACGAGAAGGACTACGTGGCCACCCGCGTGGCGCACCGGCTCAACCTGCGCGGCCCCGCGCTCAGCATCCACACCGCCTGCTCCACCTCGCTCGTGGCCGTGTGCGAGGCGGTGAAGAGCCTGCAGCTGGGCGAGTGCGACGTGGCGCTCGCCGGCGGCGCCTCGCTCACCGTGCCGGTGAAGAGCGGCTACCTGTACCAGGAGGGCGGGATGCTCTCGGCGGACGGGCGCTGCAAGCCCTTCAGCGAGGGCTCCACCGGCACCACCTTCAGCGACGGCGTCGGCGTGGTGGTGCTCAAGCGGCTGCAGGACGCGCTCGCCGACGGCGACCACGTGCACGCGGTCATCCGCGGCGCGGCGGTGAACAACGACGGCGGCAACAAGGCCTCCTTCACCGCGCCCAGCGCGAGCGGCCAGGCCGCAGTCGTGGCGCTCGCCCAGGCGCGCGCCGGGGTGAGTCCGCGCGACATCGGCTACGTGGAGGCGCACGGCACTGCGACCCCGCTCGGAGACCCCATCGAGGTGCAGGGCCTCACCCAGGCCTTCCGCGAGGGCGGCGCGAAGGAGCTGGGCTACTGCGCGCTGGGCTCGGTGAAGAGCAACTTCGGCCACCTGGTCATCGCCGCGGGCGTCACCGGGCTCATCAAGGCGGCGCTCTCGCTCGAGCACGAGTGCATCCCGCCCACGCTGCACTTCGAGAGGCCCAACCCGAAGTGCGAGCTGGAGAAGAGCCCCTTCTTCGTGGCCTCGTCGCTGCGGCCCTGGCCGCGCACGGGGGCGCGGGCGCGCTTCGCCGGGGTGAGCTCCTTCGGCGTGGGCGGCACCAACGCGCACGTGGTGCTGCAGGAGCCGCCCGCGCGCGAGCCGGGCAGCGAGAGCCGCCCCCGCCAGGTGCTGCTGCTCTCCGCGCGCACCCGCACGGCGCTGGACGCGGCGAGCGCAAACCTGGCCACCTTCCTGCGCGCGCACCCGGAGGTGCCGCTCGCGGACGTGGCCTTCACGCTGCAGACGGGGCGCACGGGCTTCGCGCACCGGCGCGCCGTGGTGTGTGCGAGCGGCGAGGACGCGGCGCGCGCGCTGGAGAGCAAGGACCCGGTGCGCGTGTCCAGCCGCGAGCTCCAGGCGGGAGAGCCGCGCGTGGCCTTCCTCTTTCCGGGCCAGGGCTCGCAGTACGTGGACATGGGCAAGGCGCTGTACGCGCGAGAGCCCGTGTTCCGCGACGCGGTGGACCGCTGCGCGGAGCTGCTGCTGCCCCACCTGGGCAAGGACCTGCGCACCCTCATGTACCCGCCGGCCGGGGACGCGGAAGCGGCGGCGCGCGCGCTGCGCGAGACCTCCATCACCCAGCCCGCGCTCTTCGTCACCAGCTACGCGCTCGCGCAGCTGTGGTTGAGCCTGGGCGTTCAGCCCGGCGCCATGGTGGGCCACAGCGTGGGCGAGTTCGTCGCCGCGTGCCTCGCCGGCGTGTTCTCGCTCGAGGACGCGCTGAAGCTGGTGGCGCTGCGCGGACGCCTCATGGAGGCCCAGCCGCGCGGCAGCATGCTCTCGGTGCGCCTGCCGGCCGCGCAGCTGGAGCAGCGGCTCTCCGCCTGGCCCACGCTGTGCGTCGCCTCGGACAACGGGCCCTCGCTGTGCGTGGTGGCCGGCCCCACGCCGGACGTGGAGCGGCTGCAGCGGGAGCTGGAGGCGGAGGGTGCCGTGTGCCGGGCGCTGCAGACCTCGCACGCCTTCCACTCCGCGATGATGGAGCCCGCGGTGCAGCCCTTCCTCCAGGTGGTGCAGTCGGTGGCGCTCTGCGCGCCCCGGCTGCCCATCGTGTCCACCGCCACGGGCGCGTGGCTCACGGCGGAGCAGGCCACGGACCCCACCTACTGGGCGCGCCACCTGCGCGTGCCGGTGCGCTTCTCGGGCGCGGTGCGCACGCTGCTCGAGCAGCCGGAGTGGGTGCTGCTCGAGGTGGGCCCGCGCAACACGCTCTCCACGCTCGCGCGCCAACAGGTCAAGGACCGCGTGCGCCAGGTGGCCGTGGCCTCGCTCGGGGAGACCGCGACCGAGGAGGCCGAGTACGCCTCGCTCCTGGGGGCCCTCGGCCAGCTGTGGCTCGCCGGCGCGCGCCTCGACTGGAAGGCCTTCTACGCGCGCGAGCGCCGCTACCGCGTCGCCCTGCCCACCTATCCCTTCGAGCGCCAGCGCTTCTGGGTGGAGCCGCGCGCCGCGGTGGCAGCCGCGCCCGCTCCTTCGCTCGAAGCGTCCGCTCCGGCAGCGCCCGCCCTCGCCGCCGCGCTCGCGCGGGCGCCGGCCCCGGCGCTGCAACTGGTGAACGATCAGCTCCAACTCATGCAGCAGCAGCTGCAACTGCTCCAGAACCGCAAGACCTCTCAGGGGGGGAACACGTGA
- a CDS encoding 4'-phosphopantetheinyl transferase superfamily protein encodes MTWTPLAEPALLPALSPERVHLVHLPLVHASELAPREAPLLSEAERVRAGAFAFARDRDRYVLTRGTLRRLLGAALGEPPEALQLVEGEWGKPALAPAHAGPVRFNLSHSGEHALLALAQGRELGVDLERAKDGVDVPGVSRLVFSAEEQRALFALPPERVRVAFFQLWARKEALIKAEGTGFAEPSAQFTLTVDPEQPPRLLAHAARPAAVARWSLCDVALALPGYAAALACEGPPPALSLWRLPLEG; translated from the coding sequence ATGACCTGGACCCCGCTCGCCGAGCCCGCGCTGCTGCCCGCGCTCTCGCCCGAGCGGGTGCACCTGGTCCACCTGCCCCTGGTGCATGCGTCGGAGCTCGCCCCGCGCGAGGCGCCGCTGCTCTCGGAGGCCGAGCGCGTGCGCGCCGGGGCCTTCGCCTTCGCGCGAGACCGCGACCGCTACGTGCTCACCCGCGGCACGCTGCGAAGGCTGCTGGGCGCCGCGCTGGGGGAGCCGCCCGAGGCGCTGCAGTTGGTGGAGGGCGAGTGGGGCAAGCCCGCGCTCGCCCCTGCGCACGCGGGCCCCGTGCGCTTCAACCTCTCGCACTCCGGCGAGCACGCGCTGCTCGCGCTCGCGCAGGGGCGGGAGCTGGGCGTGGACCTGGAGCGGGCGAAGGACGGGGTGGACGTGCCGGGCGTCTCGCGCCTGGTCTTCTCGGCCGAGGAGCAGCGGGCGCTCTTCGCGCTGCCGCCCGAGCGCGTGCGCGTGGCCTTCTTCCAGCTGTGGGCGCGGAAAGAAGCCCTGATCAAGGCCGAGGGCACCGGCTTCGCCGAGCCCAGCGCCCAGTTCACCCTCACGGTGGACCCGGAGCAGCCCCCGCGCCTGCTCGCGCACGCGGCGCGCCCCGCAGCCGTCGCGCGCTGGAGCCTGTGCGACGTGGCGCTGGCCCTGCCCGGCTACGCCGCGGCGCTCGCCTGCGAGGGCCCGCCGCCCGCGCTCAGCCTCTGGCGCCTGCCGCTCGAGGGCTGA
- a CDS encoding peptide chain release factor 3, which yields MASELDQEVARRRTFAIISHPDAGKTTLTEKLLLYGGAIHLAGSVKAKRARRHATSDWMELEKERGISVTSSVLQFAYRGHAVNLLDTPGHQDFSEDTYRTLAAADAAVMLIDAAKGVEPQTKKLFKVCRMRGIPIFTFVNKLDRYGRAPLELMDELEQVLGIRAYPMNWPIGMGPDFRGVYDRQARVVHVFAAHGSHGESEVEEKSISIDSPEISEIVPEAQLAQLREDIELLDIGGDVFDREKSDAGQITPMFFGSAMTNFGVRPFLDAFLELAPAPTSRQTTEGPRLPTNPKFAGFVFKIQANMDPSHRDRIAFLRVVSGRYVKGMNAFHSRLGKDVRLAKPSQFMAAERTAIEDAWPGDVIGLFDPGQYRIGDTLADGEDLHFESVPRFSPEFFAVVRSKDPLRRKQMEKGLEQLSEEGTVQIFQQLQMGMRDPIVGVVGALQFEVLQYRIEHEYGAKIALDRLPFSHARWVVGPNFDPRAFDWEGNRQTVQDRDGLPLVLFRDDWALQHAEEKHPELKFLSAAPQLRQAAAASAAG from the coding sequence ATGGCATCCGAGCTCGACCAGGAGGTCGCCCGCAGGCGCACCTTCGCCATCATCAGTCACCCCGACGCGGGGAAGACCACCCTCACCGAGAAGCTGCTGCTCTACGGCGGCGCCATCCACCTGGCCGGCAGCGTGAAGGCCAAGCGCGCGCGCCGCCACGCGACGAGCGACTGGATGGAGCTGGAGAAGGAGCGCGGCATCTCCGTGACCTCCTCGGTGCTGCAGTTCGCCTACCGCGGCCACGCGGTGAACCTGCTGGACACCCCGGGCCACCAGGACTTCAGCGAGGACACCTACCGCACGCTCGCCGCCGCGGACGCGGCCGTGATGCTCATCGACGCGGCCAAGGGTGTGGAGCCCCAGACGAAGAAGCTCTTCAAGGTGTGCCGCATGCGCGGCATCCCCATCTTCACCTTCGTCAACAAGCTGGACCGCTACGGGCGCGCGCCGCTGGAGCTGATGGACGAGCTCGAGCAGGTGCTCGGCATCCGCGCCTACCCGATGAACTGGCCCATCGGCATGGGGCCGGACTTCCGCGGCGTGTACGATCGCCAGGCGCGCGTGGTGCACGTGTTCGCCGCCCACGGCAGCCACGGCGAGAGCGAGGTGGAGGAGAAGAGCATCTCCATCGACTCGCCGGAGATCTCCGAGATCGTCCCCGAGGCGCAGCTCGCCCAGCTGCGTGAGGACATCGAGCTGCTGGACATCGGCGGGGACGTGTTCGACCGCGAGAAGAGCGACGCGGGGCAGATCACCCCCATGTTCTTCGGCAGCGCGATGACGAACTTCGGCGTGCGCCCCTTCCTGGACGCCTTCCTCGAGCTCGCGCCCGCGCCCACCTCGCGCCAGACCACCGAGGGGCCGCGCCTGCCCACGAACCCGAAGTTCGCGGGCTTCGTCTTCAAGATCCAGGCGAACATGGACCCCTCGCACCGCGACCGCATCGCGTTCCTGCGCGTGGTGAGCGGCCGCTACGTGAAGGGGATGAACGCCTTCCACTCGCGCCTGGGCAAGGACGTGCGGCTCGCCAAGCCCAGCCAGTTCATGGCGGCCGAGCGCACGGCCATCGAGGACGCGTGGCCCGGGGACGTCATCGGCCTCTTCGATCCCGGCCAGTACCGCATCGGCGACACGCTCGCGGACGGCGAGGACCTGCACTTCGAGAGCGTGCCGCGCTTCAGCCCCGAGTTCTTCGCGGTGGTGCGCTCGAAGGACCCGCTGCGCCGCAAGCAGATGGAGAAGGGCCTGGAGCAGCTCTCCGAGGAGGGCACGGTGCAGATCTTCCAGCAGCTGCAGATGGGCATGAGAGATCCCATCGTCGGCGTGGTGGGCGCCCTGCAGTTCGAGGTGCTGCAGTACCGCATCGAGCACGAGTACGGCGCGAAGATCGCCCTGGACCGGCTGCCCTTCAGCCACGCGCGCTGGGTGGTGGGGCCGAACTTCGACCCCCGTGCCTTCGACTGGGAGGGCAACCGCCAGACGGTGCAGGACCGCGACGGGCTGCCCCTGGTGCTGTTCCGCGACGACTGGGCCCTGCAGCACGCCGAGGAGAAGCACCCCGAGCTCAAGTTCCTCTCCGCCGCGCCCCAGCTGCGCCAGGCGGCCGCGGCCAGCGCCGCGGGCTAG